A segment of the Streptomyces sp. NBC_01235 genome:
CGGATGCGGCCGCCGCGGTAGTCGATGATCTCGGAGCCGTCGACGCACACGCCGACGGTGAACTCCTCGTGGGCGTGCGGTGCGTAGACGTGCTGGTCGAAGCGGGCGGTGAGCAGGTCGAGGGGCGGGCCGCAGCGGCCCAGCCGGGCTCTGGTCCACCACGCCTGTTCACGGTTCACGCGCCACCCCCATGCGTTCCTGACCCCTGGTGCTACGGGTGCAACGCCTTCAGGCCTCGGTTCCATGCCGCCGGGATATCGGCGTCGTCCGGAAAGCGGCCGTGGATCTCCAGGATCACCATGCCGTGGGCGAAGGCCCAGGTCGCGCGGGCCAGGTCGAGATCGCCGCCGCATGCCCGCAGCAGCGGCATCGCGGCCCGGTCCTCCAGGCCGAGCGGGAGCGCGGCGCGGGGCAGGGGGCGTTCCGTGGCCAGGCAGTACAGGTGGGGGTGGGCCAGCGCGTACGTCCGGTAGGCCTCCGCGAGCGCGGTGAGGGAGTCCGCCG
Coding sequences within it:
- a CDS encoding TetR/AcrR family transcriptional regulator, coding for MADRLLTERLTPRAREIATAARSLLEEAGPAALTMRALADHLGIKAPSLYKHFPDKHAVEVELTAQMLEETAAALEAADSLTALAEAYRTYALAHPHLYCLATERPLPRAALPLGLEDRAAMPLLRACGGDLDLARATWAFAHGMVILEIHGRFPDDADIPAAWNRGLKALHP